CCCGCCATCAAGTTCGCCGGGTTGCCCTCACCAGTCTtggccaactccggcgacctcagacCCCATGGAGCCCGCACTTGCCTCGCCTTCGGCGACTTCACCGCCGTGGACGGGAGCAGCGACGCCCGAAGCCATCAACCTCCCCTTGTGTTTGATCTCAGCCGTCCAGCCCTGATCTAGAGATCCAGATCTCTGGATAGTGGTTTGCATGAGCGCCCCCTGCCCCTAGGTCCCACTCGTCGGTCACCTGCGCTCCTGGCGCTGGGTCCGACTAGTCAGCCTGCCCTCACCCTCGAGCCGCTGACTGCATtggtgtgatacccaattttacaaaaaaaattaaagtttatttttcttttttttctcttccGTGTTCTGTGCTATTGGGGGCTTGGAGTTTTAGGAGGCATAACCTCAGTGAAGCAATAGAACTTTCTTGACTTTTACGCTGGGATCGGGAGCGGATGTGAGAGCGGTTTGGGCCATAGATCTTGATCCGTTGGATGGGAGCCCACTATCTCCCCCCTCCAACCCTAGCCAACCTCCCCTTTCCTCCTTTTGTTTGCAGCCGCCCCCTCTCTCTTGTTCCCTTTGGCTGCCGCCCCCCTCCCTCTCCTCCTTCCCCAAGTTCTTGCAGTTGCCCCACCCCAAGTTCTTGCAGCTGCCCCAcacaaccctagccgccaccccccatctcctcctctccaagGTGCAGCCCCTTCCCATTTGGATCTTCTTCGTGTTGGTGCAAGCCTTCAATTGGAGTTTTggtgggaggaagaaggaaggagggaAAGATAAACTCAAGGTGATCTTGTGGTTATCTATGTATTTGTGCTGCAAATCATTTGGTTATACGTTCACCTATGCGattcggtagaggtgctgtccaaaaTTATGTTAGTggggaacagcagtagtattattaGTTTCTGGGTATTTTTCGGAGGTAAATAGTGGTAAACGTTGTgaaaatcatgtagagctttgtcatatctttctAACGAGTACTTATGTGCTCGATTCGGAGATATATataaggagatatcgttgtttgaacccagctaggttgctgtccaaaaacTGAACGTAGGGTGTATCTTGTGAGCTGTTTGGGCCATTTAGATTTTGGAATTTAATTATCGTttgaatacaaaacttgtggggaattttatgtagatggttTTGAagtttttgtttgatatcactgctgtcataattttcaagatatgaaattgtcaagcagcgccgctgcagtttggtgggtgatgGGGAGAATTGTCGCTCGCGACGGATTTGGAATTGTGCATAGGTGCGGCATTGTTTATGTGGTTTGTTATGTAGTATGTGTACTAAGATGTATGTGAAaagcaggtggtggacttccggatcgtacttagggctttgtccaaattctcggtgaaggcaagtaaaatagtGATGGTTTATACCGTTGGTCGATTTATGTGTCCTGTACTTGATTCATATCCATGTCAAATGTGTTCATCCTCGTATTTCATTTTGAGAATTGTTGCTTGAAGTTATTCATGATCTACTATTTACATATGTTGAGGGTGTTATTCGAGTATGTTACACGTGTTGATTATTATTTTGAAGTAGTGGAAGTATATATTTAACACATGTTAGATGAGACGGTCTCATGTTGGTGTCATGCATAGTGCATCCATTATCTTTTGCATGGAAGTTTCGTCGTGATTGTgataccccaggtgtcagtttcgtgttatgacaggagattaatcctaatctcggatgctcaataaaaatttctctttctcactcgcgcatgtctctgattatccagattattcattcacatttcGCCGAATTCGGAATTATTCAATCTCAAAGAAGgccaatttggagcctgttaaaaacttTTATTCTCGACGAATGCGAACTCAAAAAtcgttctcgaattataaatctcatatgaagctcatttaatcaaactctcgacggctgttatttggtctgagcccgagtctaattttttcgaaccttgatctatgttcaactattttattcggatccgtactctcaaacggaatactcaatatgtcgtcctctaaatcAATTTTATCTGTTTCAGCTAAATATCCCATGTTCGAACCGAAtttaaaaccccgtatcgacagcgattttaaattGTCACGATTcgatttctccgactaaaaatccaaagccgatcagaAATCTGAGAGAcacatttatttctaaaatagtgcgcgaggaattatttccgagcgaaatcaaatccaactctcggccgaattaatcgctcaattgtccattcgccgaaactctaattcgctctgttctccgtagaaACGGATTTCGCAGaagcatttttattccggaaatAATTTAACCCAGCCCGATTtcgttttgggccaagcccattccagcccattaggcccactaagaaaccctaaccctagcccatgtctataaataggggtgctcacttgGTCATTTTCCACTCCCACCCCTCCATTTTTCCCTAGCCGCCACTCTCTCTTCTCCTTTTCTCTCCCACGCACGCACTCTCTCCTGTCTCCTCCCTCACGGCGGCAACAGCCACCAGGAAGCTCCTCCACGCCATGGTTGTGGGCTCCCATGGCGAGCAGCTTTCCTGCCCATGGCGCCCTTCCTCCTCGGCTCAATGGTGTGGCCGAGCAGCAGCCCCCAGCTCTCCTCTCTCCATGGCGCAGGGAGCAGTTCCCCTGGCCGAGCTCCATTCCAGCAGGGACGCCCAGGTCCCGACGGCCCCTGCGCAGCTCCTCCTCGCGGCCACCATGGTGCTCGACGCCTCTCCCCTTCAAGTGCAGCAGCTCCATTCCTCTCCTTCCCATGGCGCCCCCATTCCTTCCATGGAAAAACCAGCAGCCACCCCTCTGTTGCTGCCGAGCTCCAGCTCCGGCCAGCAGCCATGGCGCCGAGGATTCCCTGCGCGCGAGCACAAGCCCCATTTCTTCTACCTCTGTCCGCGCCCAGCAGCATCCCTGCGCAGCGCCGCTgctccatctcctccccatattccCCACCAAACAGCACCCGCAGCGAGTCGCCGTCGCCCATGGCCGAGCCCCCTTCCTCCCCGGCCGCCTAGCACACTGTCCAGGGCGCCCAGAAATCCCAGCAGCGAGCTCCACCGCCGACCTGCGCAGCAAGCTGCGCGCTGCAGCAGCATGCCGTGTGTTCGCTGTTTTGCGCAGCCCCATCCGCGACGCCGTCGAAACCCGTGGTGAGAAACCcccgctgcccttgctgctgttatatttttatttttggtCTCGGTGAAATTGTTTAAAGGTTGTGTGTGTCTAATCGCAGCTAGCCGTCAATCGCCATTCGTCGCGCACGCGTGTTCGATACAAGACCGGTCGGGTGCACCACGTGCTTGCACAAGTCAACTCCGATCCCGTTCAGGTTGATCGATTTATAATAATACATATGCTTTGTTTGATATCGGCCAGTGCATGTATATATGCGGATGTGTGTAATATGTTTCGGCTATACACGTTGGTAGGATCGCATTTGCGAATAAGAGAACAAGAGGTtgttgatgtgtgcgatttgtagtttgtctaattacGTTTTGGTCGATGTGATGTATAGTGGTGTTTGATTAGatgtgggtataaaatgtttGGATTATATGCCGTGGCCGAGTCGCATTCACGTTTTGGTAAACACGTGTGTCGTGCTTGTTTTATGTGATGAGTAAGTTTGGAAATATATGTGATGTGAGGATTGAATTAGTGCACGTATGTGTGTGTGTGCCGTGGTGTGATATAGTAGTGGTGGCGTGAGATATTTAAtggaggtgtgcgggtatatgccgtaatatggttatactcgcgacgaggaaagatgtatgtattgtgtaacaCGACGCTTAGATCGCTAATATATAGTCGTGCGAAGTATGCTCATAATGGTTGTGTGATTAAGGAGTGATGTAGTggcaagcgagaagtaagtttaatatttttaaaaacgATTAGTTGATAGCATCTGTCGGTGTCGTCATGCTTTCTGTTGTATGACGGGTCGATGCCTTGCCTTGTCAAATATTGCATTCCATGCccctttggataaataaatgtcttgttgatcgattagaggtcttataCGAGTGTTATCACAACCCAATAACTATTGAAGGCAAGTAGCGTGCACAAGTCGgtccttgttaaaattgaagaacaatccgcTAAGATATACACATATGTGCTTTAGGTCATTCAATAGCCAGTGTAAGTCTTATATAGTTTTATACCATGTTTTAATGTCTCTATGTTAgacctcctaaaatatggtgttttaagtgacttgtgtgtTAACTAATTCAAGTTGAGCAATGGTTGAGAAACAGTGATCAATCGGCTCCAACCCATGTTCTTGAGTTACGATATCTAAATGGGTTGCTAAGTCTTATGCTGTGATTAGCCAACTAATGTTGAGGAGTCAAATtcgttaagtgattgttatatatgTGTTGTCTCGTATTGCGATAATAATATgcaagccgacgtgtaggatGTGTAGCGGCCTAGATTGTTACTCTGGCTAGCCGacttgttagatggctttggttaaGTTTGTAGTcgcgatgaattgcttgttgtggtctaaatgtgtatggttatggttgcgaatgaaaagtagtagtgctcaggtgatgtctaaattaaaatgcaaactattggtgaaaagcgcttcgatattgattgttatagataatgcattgttaattgagtatggtacttttagtgcgcaaaataacttgtataaaaattagtaagtccacatgttagttctcacttagttattttaactctaacaattgtcaaagtgttagaatgatttaagtctctagaacgcgacaattcttgaattgtataggagctgaaatttattaatcgctgttttggactgcacgtactgttttagttgtgctgtatgtttgatgaactgaattatgttttctgtagatatgtgctatagaaaagtggtagataactttattatcttgctggtgttaaaatttgacagccataggtctgacagtttaggagttatgctttttataaattcagtgactgaatctgtccaaattctgtacagatttcagaagctgcattgtttgcttaagttaatgttagaataagtccttgtcgattataagaaagttgtagaggcttttctaatcttgcttgtgttaaaatttcataactacaggcctgatagtttaagagttatgaatttttcaaactggttactgtgttctgtccaccgtcagaacagatttcgaaaactgtaataattggtttagttaaacctggaatcacttcttggtgattataaaagttatgtagtacttttcccaagctttccaaaaagtcttggatcactatttttggtgatctgaagattaagttatggatgtttaaagtgtgaagactgaatctgtccagttttggacagcacagccttcatagtgtattttacccttgatacatgttaaatcagccagtgatgtttataaataatttgtagaacatttaattagctttccagaaagtctaggattaccttgtttggatgtctgaatctgtagttgtgaatttttgaagttgcaagtctgaatctgtccaaatctggacagaactgttgtgttagcactgtttgaccttgctaagtgctgaatcctgtggaggtaaaaataccaaagttgtagagcactttttaagctttccaaaaagtcctagtttgctatttttggattcatattttaaaagttatgattaaaacaagtgactgctgtattgctgtccaaaaatctgcaagtgcccatttgatgattgagttcacccgtttggctaaaaatgcttagttagcacttagcgGGCATAGACTCGTAATGGCTAAACATAGACtaacatgtgttccatgattaaggtgcttgcttgctgtagttgattgtgatagatgAGTCCGTCGACTTGGATGCATCGGTCCTCTGTTAAACttgtttgtgatgcttttgtgtgatcaatagaaCTAATGCAAAGTCATAGCAATTAAATAAATGCGTGTACCTGTGatatcgtatttgtgttgcgtaaataaataagatatggtcgtcttgttaatggtgttaatgatgaacgctgataacgtacgaatagctagcgcttgtGTATAGTCGTTGCGGTGTCTTACTACTTgctgtttagttcgctaccgtgtattgtatatcttgtgataacttttcattatattcatacatatgcatcttgcatctcatttaggaccgagagatggtgATCGTGCACGTGATATGGTGCCAACCACAGGATGCcgttggtggacgacccaaggaaggatggacttaaccactgGATGCtagccaagcgagtacccaccccagcaaacactatctaagtgtcaaaataaaggcaagccccggttttatgcataaccgttatatatgctattttactgcacttaatgtttgtaggcttgtactgtgcacttaagtgtaggagttgtttgaaaccctagttgcatgatctcaggaatcctattgagatggatactagtatgctaggtagagtagctgctttgctaattagggatctcggtagaagacgagtgatttttctagcactcgcgcgaggtcaggaattggttgtatccattttgataacagaattatgatggtctgtggacacgggtccatggggacgcgtggtctatgagacggaaattggaataaggattaacgtgcggatacctgtgtcaagcgtttgaacgtactaagcacatgccgagaaatatggtaaatcggtaagcctagtacctgattgaacctggcagtggactttacccctcacgcgacctgagacgtggtctcccattccggttatggtgggtacaagtgcggtcactgcacgacggcagtcggggtcagtgaggcattgtacgccaaggcggtgagccctgatctgctgacggggaatcgatggggacggttgatgtgtgtggggacggagtgcccctgcatgtcgtgtgtttaggtttaccttgcaaggataaaaactcgattcgaatcgtctgcttctcgcagctaatgagactgcttgatccattgtactgcattgagtaacaagtggaaatatgatgagttgatataagatgttgattgctaataatgtttgataccatgtatgagtagatagtacacatttagccttaagagagtcacacttaaattgacaaagttaaaacttaacttagaaactcagctagtgcttttggcaaaccaaacccctcagccaaacagctgcatgtctagaggtagaggagtagactcctcacaccgggtaagtctagctgagtattagtatactcagccttgcttgtggcataatttttgcaagtactccttaggatgatttgttgctcgtgtgacttggcctccatccctgccaccgggatagatggtcgagtgggttactgcttccgcaggagaggaccaggaggagtagtgtggccaggcttcgccatgttactcggttcttctccgttagttatttccgctgcattaaaatttatggttattatttctgaaactccgataatgtaatcactaacgatacttattaaattgtggtattatgttttattgtatttctctgtgcctcaccttcgtgtgagctagtggtattcgatcctggataagtggctttatcggactagatccgagggactgacgggttattcctgtttaagtgtgttgctgcccttgagggtgcgacttgggcacttaagctggaataattcgggcggttccgccacagtgaTCATATGGtctgaccgtaccggtacaataagcatcatacgttgcccgaggaggggtatgatgcagtttcatatccttagaggtatgaaggcagaagtcattattgcatttgtagcCATGTGCACTCATGGGTAAAACGTGGAACCTATCATGGTTATATTGATATTGTGGATCTCTTCTTTATGATTCTTTTGCGGAACTGGGTATTTGATGCCTAATATACTTGCTGCATTTTAATATTTAAGAAGGGAGTTGTGAACTTCGTGGTTGGTAAAACATGGTTTGTTTACGTTGTCCAATTGTTGATTGatcattttacttgctgagatgtagcAGCACGGTCACCACACCTATAAATAATTATACCACCGCTTAGTAATGATTTATTTTAAACATGGATTTCGGGTGAGAGATGTTGATTATTCTGATGTAGTGTGTGCCAGGGGTCTACTATGTTCTAGTCTTTATGGTGGTCGTATTTTGGTTCGCTGAATTAACCTTTTTGTCCGGAATGTTTATTTCCTCCTTTGCATCTTGATTATACACTGTGGATTACCTTTCTTTTACATCATGTATAAACTCTGTGTTTCCCTCGTTATGCAACTATTAAAGGAGATGCTGCCGATTTTTTTTGTCTCCATGTTTTTTGTATGCTTTCTAATTTGTGGGAAGGGTTTTTGGTAACACCCATTGTGTGGGAGcaatggggtgttacagttggtatcggagcaataagctgtaggtcctagcaagagAAATAATGATAAACTGACACACTACACATATAGGATGGGTTTCCTGCTTTACTATTGATATATGATGAAACTGTCAGTGCTAGTTTGACATTATTTGATGAGGTGCTATGCCAATTTTATTACTCATTTACTTACTCATGTGGCTGCAGttatgccgcctcgtagggctcgTGGCAGCCCGCAAGGTCCTAGTGGGGATTCTATGAGTCCGGCGGCAttgttagccgcgatgcaggccatgcaggaggagttgGCCATTCTGAGACAAGCTATTCCTGTTGCCCCTGCTGGTGCTTCTCAGTGTGCCGGAGGTGGAGGAGTGCTcgggggcgctgtccctgcgggtgctgctccAGGTAGTGGGGCTGAGGTGCCCTTCCCGTCAGTGGTCTCTCTCTGATGCAATGGATGGGCATGAAGCTAGACACCTTTGATGACAGTGGTACTCCGGTTTAGGCAGCGGATTGGCTgacttatgtggaggataagatggATGTCTTCGAGATTGTGTATGGAGATCGGGTTCGTTTTGGCACGCAACTATTGAAGGGGgaggctcaaatttggtggagaggcatGGAGGCAGCtcactcctcctcaccaggagtcctgACCTGGGACACTTTCATCAGGTAGTTTGAGAGGAGATTCTACCCAGTCACcttcctggagaaaatgaagattgatttgCAGTCTTTCAAGCAAGAGAAGAAGTCCGTCACAGAGTATGAAGTGGGCTTTAACAAAATGGTCTGCTTTGTTCCTCATGTGGCTTACAATGAGttggagaaggcga
This portion of the Zea mays cultivar B73 chromosome 2, Zm-B73-REFERENCE-NAM-5.0, whole genome shotgun sequence genome encodes:
- the LOC103646919 gene encoding uncharacterized protein; the encoded protein is MASSFPAHGALPPRLNGVAEQQPPALLSPWRREQFPWPSSIPAGTPRSRRPLRSSSSRPPWCSTPLPFKCSSSIPLLPMAPPFLPWKNQQPPLCCCRAPAPASSHGAEDSLRASTSPISSTSVRAQQHPCAAPLLHLLPIFPTKQHPQRVAVAHGRAPFLPGRLAHCPGRPEIPAASSTADLRSKLRAAAACRVFAVLRSPIRDAVETRASRQSPFVAHACSIQDRSGAPRACTSQLRSRSGPRDGDRARDMVPTTGCRWWTTQGRMDLTTGC